A section of the Bos indicus isolate NIAB-ARS_2022 breed Sahiwal x Tharparkar chromosome 26, NIAB-ARS_B.indTharparkar_mat_pri_1.0, whole genome shotgun sequence genome encodes:
- the NPS gene encoding neuropeptide S yields the protein MGHDDIFTLELFWYKRITQGGSDSNSEESGNKITHLQRSQEVQNDWTFLNFFFLLCSSLKFNLILFLLISTMHMFWCHPISSSKVSGKSDYFVILLNSCPTRMDRRVGLDFLKPILEKTLMKRSFRNGVGTGMKKTSFRRAKS from the exons ATGGGACATGATGACATTTTCACTCTTGAACTTTTCTGGTATAAAAGGATCACCCAAGGAGGATCTGACAGTAACAGTGAGGAATCTGGGAATAAAATCACCCATCTGCAGAGATCTCAGGAAGTCCAGAATGATTGG acttttctgaattttttttttctcctctgcagTTCGTTAAAATTCAATCTTATTCTATTTCTGTTGATTTCTACAATGCATATGTTTTGGTGTCATCCAATTTCGTCTTCTAAG GTGTCTGGAAAATCTGATTACTTTGTCATTCTGCTGAACAGCTGCCCAACCAGGATGGACAGGAGAGTGGGACTAGATTTTCTAAAGCCAATTTTGGAGAAGACACTTATGAAAAGGTCCTTTCGCAATGGTGTTGGCACAGGGATGAAAAAAACTTCCTTTCGAAGAGCAAAATCATGA